The sequence GTAGCCCGCCCACTTGGCCAAGAACAGGAATGCCCATGGCGCGCGCCACGATCACGACATGCGCCGTCAGCGAGCCTTCTTCCAGCACCACACCTTTCAGGCGGCGCTTGTCATATTCGAGCAATTCAGCCGGGCCAAGATTACGTGCGATCAGGATTGTGTCGCCCCGCAGCCCCTTGGTCGCGGCCGTTCCAAGTTGACCTGAAACGATCCGCAGCAGACGGTTCGCCAGATCTTCAAGATCGTGCATCCGGTCGCGCAGCAAGGGATCGTCAATCTCGCGCATCCGCATCCGGGTGCGTTGCTGGACACGCTCAATCGCAGCCTCGGCGGTCAGTCCGCTATCGATAGCCTCGTTGATGCGGCGGCCCCAGCCCTCGTCATAGGCGAACATCTTATAGGTCTGAAGGACCTCTTCACCATCACCACCAACGCCAAACTCGGCCTGGCTGGTCATGTGGTCGATCTGCTCGCGCATCCGGTCAAACGCACGGTAAACCCGTTGGCGCTCTGCCTCGGTGTCCTCTGCCACCGTTTGTTCGATAGTGATGCGCGGCTGGTGATAGACGGCTGTTCCACTGGCGAGGCCCTTCACCAGTGCAAGCCCTTCCAGCTTGAGCGATTCTGACAGGTTACCCTGCCCCTCGCCTGCATCCTCACCATCGACCAATTCAGCATTGTCGATCAGTTCGGCAATCACCATCGCGACGGTTTGCAAAGCCTCGATCTCGACATCTTCATATTTGCGAGGATCGACATGCTGAACATTCAGCACGCCAATCGCGCGCTGGCGGCGCACAATCGGAACGCCCGCGAAGGAGTGATACATATCCTCACCCGTTTCAGGGCGATGCGCGAAATCGGGATGCGCGGCAGCTTCCGCCAGATTGAGCGTTTCGACGTGGTCGGCGATCTGGCCGGTCAGACCTTCGCCAATACCTAGGCGGGTCACATGGACGGCAGCCTGGTTCAGGCCGCGGGTTGCAAACAGCTCCAGCGAGCCCTCGCGCAGGAGATAGATCGAGCACACCTCGCTATCCAATTCCTCCCCGATAATCTGGACAACCTGATCAAGCTTTCCCTGCGCGTGAATACGCGATGCCATCACATCGTGAAGACGGCTCAGGATTGTTCGGGCTGAAGCGGCTGCGCTCATACAAACGACCTACCGCAAATCATGTGGCAAGGGAATGACCCAACCTTATGACCGGCCAGCACTAATTGTGCGAGGGATCCGATAATATTTAAGCGGAAGAACTCTCAGATATGAGAGAGCTCTTCCTTGATACGGAGTTTCTTTTTCTTGAGCTCGTGGATCGTCGTCTCGTCAGGATGCGGCCGCTTTTGTTCATCACGAATGCGGGCTTCCAGGCCGGCATGCTTGCTGTGTAGGGCGGTTGCGTGAGACGTTTCCATCAAAGGCTCCTTTTCGGTTACGGCATCCTATGTTTATAGGCCGCTACGACTCGGGTTTTGACGGCCGAGCCGCGCAGTCACAATCAAACACAAACAAGGTGCCTTGCGAAGCCCTTCCTTTGCGTTAAGCGATTACTAGCTGTTTATGCGCGATAGAATGTATCTGGGATATTGCTGGCCGAACCTTCGGGAGAGAATTCGTGAGTGAGGAAGAAATGCGCAAGCGGCTTATCGTGCTTCGCACCGAACACCGCGACCTCGACGCTGCAATTGACGCGCTCACAGCTGCCGGATCACAAGACCAGTTGCAGATCGCGAGGCTTAAAAAGCGCAAATTGGCGCTGAAGGATCAGATCTCGGTATTCGAGGATTACCTGCTGCCTGACATTATCGCTTGATCGCCGGATGGTTCGAATTGAGGCGGTCCAGCGCCGCTTAGGTCACTTTAGAGGCCCCTAAGTCGCGCAAAGCGTTCCCATTCGGGACAGTCCCGAATCGGGGCGTGGAAAACGCCCGCTGACTCTTGGCTTCGGCACCTTTGCAGGCCTAGCGCTGGGGAACGCATGATCAAGCCAGCCAATATCAATCCGCACATTGTGGAAATGCTTTACAGCGAGGCTTTGCTTCTCGCCGACGAAGTGCGCGCGGCTTTTCAAGTCGACGGCAAGCTAGTTGGCGGCGAGACCGGTGACGATTTGGCGCGTATTGCTCTGTCCTGTGAGGGGCTGCGGACAACAACTCGCATGATGCATGCGCTGGCATGGCTGCTCAATCGCCGGGCGCATTTTTCGGGCGACCTCAGCGAGTTTCAATTGCGGCGACACGGCAATCTGCCCTCGGATAATCCGTCCGATCCTGAGCAATTAGCTATGCTGAACGCTCAGTTGCAGGAACTGGTGCGGCGGACCGAAAAATTTCACGCCCGCATAGCCAGGCTCGACCATGCATGGCGGGAGAAGTTTACGATGCATCCTGCAGCGATTCACCGCCTGCATCACAGGCTTGGGCGCGAAATCGCCCAGCGGTAACGTCAGGCTGCGGCGAGCGCCTTGCGCCAGCGAGCCAGACGTTGCTCGCGCGTTTCATCATCCATCTCGGGCGTGAAGTGATCAATGTCGCCGCGCATGGATTGTGCTGCTTCCTCAAGCGATTCGAATATACCTGCGCCGACCCCGGCCAACATCGCTGCACCCAGCGCGGTAGTCTCAACAAATTCAGGCCGTTCGACGGGAAGGTTCATCACGCCCGCCAAGTCTTGAGCCATCCAGTTGTTCGCGCTCATCCCGCCGTCGATCTTCAAACTTGTCCAAGCGGCCCCATCGGCGGCAAACGCCTCGGCTAAGTCGTGCGTCTGATGCGCCATCGCCTCTAAAGCAGCGCGCGCGATCTGCGGCCTACCACTGGCGAAGCTGAGGCCAGCGATCACGCCGCGCGCGTCAGAGCGCCAATGCGGGGCGCCAAGGCCCGACAAGGCGGGCACGATCACTACCTGTCCGCTATCCTCTACCGAACGAGCGAGCTCTTCGGTTTCCGCCGCGCTCCCGATTATCCTGAGCGCGTCGCGGAGCCACTGAACCAAGCTACCGGCAACGAACACCGATCCTTCGAGCGCATAGGTTCGCTCGCCCCCAAGCTGATAGAGAACGGTACCGAGCAAGCGGTGCGCCGAACGGGGCACTTCCTGTCCCTTGTTAGTAAGCACGAACGCGCCGGTGCCATAGGTGGCTTTGCTGTCACCTGGCGACAGGCATCCTTGGCCGATAGTCGCCGATTGTTGGTCCCCGGCAAGCCCGGTGATCGGAATTGATGAACCGAAAATCTCGGGGTCTGTAACGCCAATAGTCCCGGCATTGTCGACGACCTTGGGCAAAGCCTTGCGAGGCACGCCGAACAATCCGCAAAGCTCATCACTCCAGTCAGCACCCAACAAGGGCAGCAGCAAGGTCCGACTAGCATTGCTGGCATCACTGACATGCGTAGCGCCGCCGGTTAGCTTATAGACGAGCCAGCACTCGACAGTGCCAAAAGC comes from Altererythrobacter sp. ZODW24 and encodes:
- the glpK gene encoding glycerol kinase GlpK, which translates into the protein MSKDLILVLDAGTTSTRAMLFARDGSVHGTDQAELTQHYPQPGWVEHDAGEIWEHTLACAQAVLAKAGAENVAAIGITNQRETVVAWDRETGEALTHAIVWQDRRTADFCTELKDAGHEPMVQEQTGLLLDPYFSGTKMRWMLDNDDAVRAAAGRGTLAFGTVECWLVYKLTGGATHVSDASNASRTLLLPLLGADWSDELCGLFGVPRKALPKVVDNAGTIGVTDPEIFGSSIPITGLAGDQQSATIGQGCLSPGDSKATYGTGAFVLTNKGQEVPRSAHRLLGTVLYQLGGERTYALEGSVFVAGSLVQWLRDALRIIGSAAETEELARSVEDSGQVVIVPALSGLGAPHWRSDARGVIAGLSFASGRPQIARAALEAMAHQTHDLAEAFAADGAAWTSLKIDGGMSANNWMAQDLAGVMNLPVERPEFVETTALGAAMLAGVGAGIFESLEEAAQSMRGDIDHFTPEMDDETREQRLARWRKALAAA
- a CDS encoding DUF1465 family protein is translated as MIKPANINPHIVEMLYSEALLLADEVRAAFQVDGKLVGGETGDDLARIALSCEGLRTTTRMMHALAWLLNRRAHFSGDLSEFQLRRHGNLPSDNPSDPEQLAMLNAQLQELVRRTEKFHARIARLDHAWREKFTMHPAAIHRLHHRLGREIAQR
- a CDS encoding DUF465 domain-containing protein — protein: MSEEEMRKRLIVLRTEHRDLDAAIDALTAAGSQDQLQIARLKKRKLALKDQISVFEDYLLPDIIA
- the ptsP gene encoding phosphoenolpyruvate--protein phosphotransferase, with translation MSAAASARTILSRLHDVMASRIHAQGKLDQVVQIIGEELDSEVCSIYLLREGSLELFATRGLNQAAVHVTRLGIGEGLTGQIADHVETLNLAEAAAHPDFAHRPETGEDMYHSFAGVPIVRRQRAIGVLNVQHVDPRKYEDVEIEALQTVAMVIAELIDNAELVDGEDAGEGQGNLSESLKLEGLALVKGLASGTAVYHQPRITIEQTVAEDTEAERQRVYRAFDRMREQIDHMTSQAEFGVGGDGEEVLQTYKMFAYDEGWGRRINEAIDSGLTAEAAIERVQQRTRMRMREIDDPLLRDRMHDLEDLANRLLRIVSGQLGTAATKGLRGDTILIARNLGPAELLEYDKRRLKGVVLEEGSLTAHVVIVARAMGIPVLGQVGGLRSHLREGDHVLIDADRAAVTLRPSQTIIDTFETRFAKNRERQAAYAALRDVEPFSRDGTRVHVMMNAGLRDDMSALSLSGADGIGLFRTEFQFLVSATMPARDRQTRLYRDVLDAAGDKPVIFRTVDIGGDKAVPYLNSEYAIREENPAMGWRALRLAMERKGLLKAQARSLLEASAGRNLNVMFPMVSEPWEFDAAKQVFEDQIVFLKKQKKVLPDQIRYGAMLEVPALAEVLDILTPKLSFISIGTNDLTQFLFAADRANPKLAERYDWLSPAILRFLRRIVHSTVGSEVDVAVCGEMGGRRLEALALLGLGIRRLSITPAAVGPIKELVRKVDLAEIGEAMNGWLISPPKDMRATMLAWAEERGIETD
- a CDS encoding YdcH family protein translates to METSHATALHSKHAGLEARIRDEQKRPHPDETTIHELKKKKLRIKEELSHI